The following coding sequences are from one Pseudomonadota bacterium window:
- a CDS encoding transposase, translating to LRERNPTFAVGRGQRSAFFEAVAAVRAFRTAYRAALEAWRRGIREAQFPYGTWLMCHFHGAAAAPG from the coding sequence CGCTCCGCGAACGCAACCCGACCTTCGCCGTCGGACGCGGGCAACGCAGCGCCTTTTTCGAGGCGGTGGCGGCCGTGCGCGCCTTCCGCACGGCCTACCGCGCCGCGCTCGAAGCCTGGCGGCGAGGGATCCGCGAGGCGCAGTTTCCATACGGGACGTGGCTCATGTGCCATTTCCACGGAGCTGCCGCCGCGCCCGGCTAG